In Antennarius striatus isolate MH-2024 chromosome 8, ASM4005453v1, whole genome shotgun sequence, a single window of DNA contains:
- the LOC137600745 gene encoding complement C3-like yields the protein MRKTLLVLVASLAWASFTRPADGTPLKLMSAPNLLRIGTAENVFVECQDCPDAHHDINVDIHVRNHPTKTTRLETASVTLTSANKFQAFAKIKIPPGDFSKDPNVKQYVYLQAHFHNPDQLLEKVVLVSFQSGYIFIQTDKTIYTPQSTVLYRMFAVTPQMEPVEPDEKKKIDASIAIEIVTPEGIVLPHDPVSLTSGIYTGDHKLGEIVSPGVWKVVAKFSSNPKESYFAEFEVKEYVLPSFEVELTPEKPFFYVDRQNFIINIEATYLFGQKVTGTAHVVFGVLKDDQKRSLPGSLQRVPVDNGIGAATLKREHITQTFKNVQELVGSSIFVAVSVLTESGGEMVETELRSIPIVTSPYSIHFRKTPKYYKPGMSFDVMVEVSNPDGTPAQGVAVVIGPGQVRGQTGENGMARLTVNTEARTDSLRVTATTDDPQLSREEQASANMLAHPYKTKNNNYIHIGVDTAQLALGDNLKISLNLNRQPDGDRDITYLILSRGQLVNKGRHRTRGQTLISLIVLITKEMLPSFRIVAYYHTNDNEVVSDSVWVDVKDSCMGSLTLTSSRPAAAYEPRSMFGLRVTGDPGATVGLVAVDKGVYVLNNKHRLTQKKVWDVVEKYDTGCTPGGGKDGMGVFYDAGLLFESNTASGTPYRQEQKCRTVSRKKRANTIMNVTTTLLSHYDDKLQRSCCHDGMKTIPVKYTCDIRSEYITDGPDCVKAFLYCCKEMESQRAQMKEDNLQLARSEDDDDSYMDRNVITTRTQFPESWLWFDIELPACPAATPNCDPTSHLEKVPLQDSITTWQFTGISLSRTHGICVSKPLEVIVRKDFFIDLRVPYSAVRGEQLEIKAILHNIRPDEATVRVDLTEEPHLCSSATKRGKYRQEVKMAPESTRSVSFIIIPMRIGQYRVEVKAAVKDSSLSDGIMKMLRVVPEGVLVKSPQIVVLDPTKKGVGGKQEETINSGIQKSSLVPNTPTSTQISVTGREQVSALVENAISGNSMGSLIQQPDGCGEQNMIKMTLPVIATMYLDKTNQWETIGFQKRNEALQHIKTGYQNQLAYRKKDGSFAVWAHHQSSSWLTAYVIKVFSMATNLVAVDRDVICDAVKYLILNAQLPDGMFKEVGSVYHGEMTGDVAGTDKEVSMTAFCLVAMQESRPICGATVNSLPSSIDKSVTFLEKNLPTLTNPYSVALTSYALANQNKLNREILYRFASPELTHWPVPKGRVYMLEATAYALLALVRAEMFEDARPVVRWFNQQQKVGGGYGSTQATIIVYQAVAEYWASAKEPEYNLDVDIVVPGRAKADKFNFNRQNHYATRTSKMNEINQDVRVVAKGTGEATLTMVSLYYAIPEEKQSDCDKFNLTVELLPDKIDTNEITYMLKIEILYKDKERDATMSVLDIGLLTGFSVNTNDLDSLSKGHARTISKYEMNTALSERGSLIIYLDKVSHTRKEEISFRIHQQLKVGVLQPAAVSVYEYYDQTHCVKFYHPERTAGHLMRLCTNDECTCAEENCSMQKKEKISNDVRTDMACEVTPNNKVDYVYKVRLEERIDKKSTDIYTMQIQEVIKEGSYDVGPLGKLRVFLSYPHCRESLDLQTGKTYLIMGSSKDIRRDDKQQTYQYILGESTWIEYWPNSAECQRDENRSVCLGMEELMQRYLRFGCQN from the exons atgaggaagacacTACTGGTGCTGGTGGCCTCGTTGGCCTGGGCCTCGTTCACTCGTCCGGCTGACGGAACTCCACT GAAGTTGATGTCTGCCCCCAATTTATTGCGGATTGGAACAGCAGAAAACGTCTTTGTGGAGTGTCAAGACTGTCCTGATGCTCATCATGACATCAACGTCGACATCCATGTGAGGAACCATCCAACCAAAACCACCAGGCTAGAAACGGCATCTGTGACCCTCACCTCAGCAAACAAGTTCCAGGCGTTcgcaaaaataaaa ATCCCTCCCGGCGACTTCAGTAAGGACCCCAACGTCAAGCAGTACGTCTACCTGCAGGCTCACTTCCACAATCCTgaccagctgctggagaaaGTTGTACTGGTGTCCTTCCAGTCTGGCTACATCTTCATCCAGACTGACAAGACCATCTACACACCCCAAAGCACAG TTCTTTACAGGATGTTTGCAGTGACGCCCCAAATGGAGCCTGTGGAACcggatgagaaaaaaaagatagatGCTTCCATTGCCATTGAAATTGTg accCCTGAAGGCATCGTTTTACCTCATGATCCTGTGTCTCTGACATCAGGGATCTACACTGGAGACCACAAGCTGGGCGAAATTGTCAG CCCTGGGGTGTGGAAGGTGGTGGCAAAGTTCAGCAGCAACCCGAAGGAGAGCTACTTTGCTGAGTTCGAGGTCAAAGAATACG TGTTGCCCAGTTTCGAGGTGGAACTAACACCGGAGAAACCCTTTTTCTACGTGGACCGTCAGAACTTTATCATAAACATCGAAGCTAC GTATCTGTTTGGGCAGAAGGTGACTGGGACGGCCCATGTGGTCTTTGGGGTTTTAAAAGACGACCAGAAACGGAGCTTACCAGGTTCTCTACAGAGAGTTCCG GTTGACAATGGCATTGGAGCGGCCACTCTGAAGAGGGAACACATCACTCAGACCTTCAAAAACGTTCAGGAATTGGTGGGGAGCTCCATCTTTGTAGCCGTCAGTGTTCTGACTGAGAGTG GTGGTGAAATGGTTGAGACGGAGTTGAGAAGTATCCCGATTGTGACTTCACCGTACAGCATCCACTTCAGGAAAACACCCAAATATTACAAACCAGGAATGTCCTTTGATGTCATG GTTGAAGTTTCCAACCCAGATGGCACACCTGCACAAGGCGTTGCCGTGGTGATTGGTCCAGGCCAGGTCCGTGGCCAGACTGGAGAGAACGGCATGGCGAGGCTGACCGTCAACACAGAAGCGAGGACCGACAGTCTGAGAGTCACG GCAACGACCGACGACCCTCAGCTTTCACGTGAAGAGCAAGCATCAGCCAACATGTTAGCCCACCCGtataaaacaaagaacaacaacTACATCCACATTG GTGTGGATACAGCTCAGCTGGCGCTGGGAGACAACCTGAAGATCAGCCTAAACCTGAACAGGCAGCCCGACGGAGACAGAGACATTACATAcctg aTCCTGAGCAGAGGTCAGCTGGTGAACAAGGGTCGTCACAGAACCAGAGGTCAAACCCTGATTTCTCTGATAGTTCTCATCACCAAAGAAATGCTTCCGTCGTTCCGGATCGTGGCGTACTACCACACCAACGACAACGAGGTGGTGTCCGACTCCGTCTGGGTGGACGTCAAAGACAGCTGCATGGGTTcg ctgACACTGACGTCATCCAGACCTGCAGCAGCGTATGAACCTCGTAGTATGTTTGGTTTACGGGTCACTGGAGATCCAGGAGCCACGGTGGGCCTGGTGGCGGTGGACAAGGGCGTCTACGTCCTGAACAACAAGCACCGCCTCACCCAGAAGAAG GTGTGGGATGTAGTGGAGAAGTATGACACCGGCTGCACACCAGGTGGAGGGAAGGATGGGATGGGTGTGTTCTATGATGCCGGGCTGTTGTTTGAATCCAACACAGCTTCTGGGACTCCCTACAGACAAG AACAGAAATGTCGGACTGTAAGCAGAAAGAAACGAGCCAATACAATCATGAATGTCACGACCACCTTAT tgagTCATTATGATGACAAATTGCAGCGTTCCTGTTGTCATGACGGAATGAAAACTATTCCTGTCAAATACACGTGTGACATTCGCAGCGAGTACATTACTGATGGTCCAGACTGTGTAAAGGCCTTCTTGTATTGCTGCAAAGAAATGGAAAGCCAAAGAGCTCAGATGAAAGAGGACAACCTCCAGCTGGCTCGCA GTGAAGACGATGACGACAGTTACATGGACAGAAATGTTATAACGACTCGCACACAGTTCCCTGAGAGTTGGCTGTGGTTCGATATCGAACTGCCTGCTTGCCCTGCAGCGACGCCCAACTG TGATCCCACATCGCATTTGGAAAAAGTACCTTTACAAGACTCAATCACAACCTGGCAGTTCACTGGAATTAGTCTGTCAAGAACTCACG GAATCTGTGTTTCTAAACCATTGGAAGTGATTGTCCGAAAGGACTTCTTCATTGACCTACGAGTACCCTACTCTGCTGTCCGTGGAGAACAGCTTGAAATTAAGGCAATCCTCCATAATATCCGCCCTGACGAGGCTACT GTGCGTGTGGATCTGACCGAGGAACCACATTTGTGCAGTTCCGCCACAAAACGTGGGAAATATCGACAGGAAGTCAAAATGGCGCCTGAATCTACCCGTTCTGTGTCCTTTATCATTATCCCCATGAGAATAGGACAATATCGTGTTGAAGTCAAAGCAGCTGTTAAAGACTCGTCCCTCAGTGATGGAATCATGAAGATGCTGCGGGTGGTG cctgaAGGTGTGCTGGTAAAATCTCCCCAGATTGTAGTTCTGGACCCAACTAAGAAAGGTGTAG GTGGCAAACAAGAAGAAACTATCAACAGTGGAATCCAAAAGTCCAGTTTGGTACCAAACACACCAACTAGCACCCAGATCTCTGTGACAG GGCGAGAACAGGTATCTGCTTTGGTGGAGAACGCAATCAGTGGGAATTCAATGGGTAGTTTGATCCAGCAGCCCGACGGATGTGGCGAGCAGAACATGATCAAAATGACTCTGCCTGTCATCGCAACCATGTATTTAGATAAAACCAACCAGTGGGAAACCATTGGGTTTCAGAAACGTAACGAAGCCCTCCAACATATCAAGACTG GTTATCAGAACCAGCTGGCCTATCGTAAAAAGGATGGGTCTTTTGCTGTCTGGGCCCACCACCAAAGCAGCTCCTG GCTGACGGCATATGTCATCAAGGTGTTCTCCATGGCAACCAATCTGGTGGCAGTTGATCGTGACGTCATCTGTGACGCGGTCAAGTACCTGATTCTGAATGCACAGCTGCCTGATGGGATGTTTAAAGAAGTTGGAAGTGTCTACCACGGAGAAATGACT GGGGATGTGGCCGGGACAGATAAAGAAGTCTCCATGACGGCCTTCTGCCTGGTCGCCATGCAGGAGTCACGTCCCATTTGTGGCGCCACCGTTAAC AGTCTTCCCAGCAGTATAGACAAATCAGTTACATTTTTGGAGAAGAATTTGCCGACCCTCACCAACCCGTACTCTGTCGCCCTGACGTCTTACGCCCTGGCCAATCAGAACAAACTGAATCGTGAAATCCTCTACAGGTTTGCCTCCCCAG AGTTGACTCACTGGCCAGTACCTAAGGGACGTGTCTACATGCTGGAAGCCACAGCTTATGCTCTTCTTGCTCTGGTCAGGGCCGAG ATGTTTGAAGATGCCAGACCTGTGGTCCGATGGTTCAACCAGCAGCAGAAGGTGGGCGGAGGGTACGGATCAACCCAG GCAACGATAATCGTATATCAGGCTGTAGCTGAATACTGGGCTAGTGCCAAAGAACCAGAATATAATCTGGATGTGGACATCGTGGTGCCGGGCAGGGCAAAAGCTGATAAGTTCAACTTCAACAGACAGAACCACTACGCCACCAGAACGTCTAAA ATGAATGAAATCAACCAGGACGTCAGAGTCGTTGCCAAAGGCACAGGAGAAGCAACCCTGACC ATGGTGTCGCTGTATTACGCCATACCCGAGGAGAAACAGAGCGACTGTGATAAATTCAACCTGACGGTGGAGCTTCTCCCAG ATAAAATTGACACAAACGAGATAACATACATGCTGAAAATAGAGATTTT GTATAAAGACAAGGAGCGGGACGCGACCATGTCCGTGTTGGATATCGGTTTATTAACTggcttcagtgtgaacacaaacGACCTGGACTCA CTCTCCAAAGGCCACGCCCGCACCATTTCTAAGTATGAGATGAACACGGCGCTGTCAGAGAGGGGTTCCCTCATCATCTACCTGGACAAG GTGTCTCACACTCGTAAGGAAGAAATCTCATTCAGGATCCATCAGCAGCTGAAAGTGGGCGTCTTGCAACCAGCGGCTGTGTCTGTCTATGAATACTACGACC AAACACATTGTGTGAAATTCTACCATCCGGAGAGAACAGCTGGACATTTGATGAGACTTTGTACAAACGATGAATGCACCTGTGCTGAAG AGAACTGCAGTatgcagaagaaagaaaagatcaGCAATGATGTCCGAACGGATATGGCGTGTGAGGTGACTCCAAACAACAAAGTAGACTATG tCTACAAAGTGAGGCTGGAAGAACGAATAGACAAGAAGTCAACGGACATTTACACAATGcaaatacaggaagtcattaagGAAG GAAGTTACGATGTGGGCCCTCTGGGAAAACTACGAGTGTTTCTCAGTTATCCACACTGCAGGGAGTCTTTAGATTTACAAACAGGCAAAACCTACCTAATCATGGGCTCATCGAAAGATATTCGCAGAGACGACAAACAGCAAAC gtatcAGTACATACTTGGTGAGTCCACCTGGATCGAGTACTGGCCCAACAGCGCCGAGTGTCAGAGAGACGAGAACAGATCCGTTTGTCTGGGAATGGAGGAACTGATGCAGCGGTATTTACGCTTTGGATGTCAGAATTAG
- the LOC137600761 gene encoding zinc finger protein 345-like, with amino-acid sequence MCDVQTLRAFVLQRLTAAAEDIMEQFERTLANHENQEQLCGRQKLLDGVFGPQVHLQTADVQLMLVTKQEVDPEQQDLKSNLDQEIQPEPPHIKEEPKEVQTNQENEQLQGMDDDNDVAELIFSSVTVKSEDDDEEMPQSSRLPDEDMKTEAVYYDYEGPGPDEDQMSHSSEPEDLEETSESQSDFNQLRNNQEPGCFPGNPPVSFSEGGSCSGDGKLLQEQSGVQTGKKTFSCPFCELTFSFRSDRQRHMMLHTGEKPFSCSFCGKGFRESRDLWVHTRIHTGEKPFNCSLCGKEFRQVQHLRLHMSIHTGQKPFICSVCNKGFRRGGDLTEHMRVHTGERPFICSVCEKGFKRGGDLTEHMRIHTGEKPYICSMCGKGYRQGGSLRKHMKTHSEGMPTS; translated from the exons ATGTGTGACGTCCAAACGCTGAGAGCTTTTGTCCTGCAGCGActaactgctgctgctgaagacatCATGGAGCAGTTTGAAAGAACGTTAGCAAACCACGAGAACCAGGAGCAGCTTTGTGGACGACAGAAGCTCCTGGACGGTGTCTTCGGTCCTCAGGTCCACCTCCAGACAGCAG acgtCCAGCTGATGTTGGTGACTAAACAAGAGGTTGATCCTGAACAGCAGGATTTAAAGTCCAATCTGGACCAGGAGATCCAACCAGAACCTCCACACATCAAAGAAGAACCGAAGGAAGTCCAGACCAATCAGGAAAACGAGCAGCTGCAAGGGAtggatgatgataatgatgtcgCAGAGTTAATATTCTCTTCAGTCACTGTGAagagtgaagatgatgatgaagagatgCCTCAGTCCTCACGTCTTCCGGATGAAGACATGAAAACAGAGGCTGTTTACTATGACTACGAAGGCCCGGGACCAGATGAAGACCAGATGTCACACTCCTCTGAACCAGAGGACCTGGAGGAGACCAGTGAATCTCAGTCAGACTTCAACCAATTGAGGAACAACCAAGAACCTGGATGTTTTCCTGGAAATCCACCAGTTAGCTTCTCTGAAGGTGGTTCCTGCTCTGGTGACGGGAAACTTCTGCAGGAACAAAGTGGAGTTcagacaggaaagaaaacattcagttgTCCATTTTGTGAACTGACTTTTTCGTTCAGATCAGATCGTCAGCGCCACATGAtgctccacacaggtgagaagccctTCAGCTGTTCGTTCTGTGGCAAAGGATTTAGAGAAAGTCGAGATCTCTGGGTGCACACaagaatccacacaggagagaaaccctttAATTGTTCATTGTGCGGTAAAGAATTCAGGCAAGTTCAACATTTAAGACTGCACATGAGTATCCATACAGGACAGAAACCCTTCATTTGTTCAGTGTGCAACAAAGGGTTTAGACGTGGTGGAGACCTAACAGAGcacatgagagtccacacaggagagaggCCTTTTATTTGTTCAGTGTGTGAAAAAGGATTTAAACGTGGCGGAGATCTTACagaacacatgagaatccacacggGAGAGAAACCCTATATTTGTTCAATGTGCGGTAAAGGGTATAGACAGGGTGGAAGTCTAAGAAAGCATATGAAAACCCACAGCGAGGGGATGCCCACCAGTTGA